Proteins encoded within one genomic window of Tigriopus californicus strain San Diego chromosome 12, Tcal_SD_v2.1, whole genome shotgun sequence:
- the LOC131891629 gene encoding pyroglutamyl-peptidase 1-like isoform X2 — protein sequence MEPSSQTLTKPYLIVTGFGPFGPHEKNPSWDAVQALHGKWDNEQKVPASLECVQGCHARTKSPLAIVHVGVGSSVKKITIETEAKNCGYNIPDVNQKCPPNEECCEKGSQTLKTTLNVEQIVAKINGSEAETGIEAELSTSAGGYLCEFIFYKSLAASNGTALFVHVPDYNKPYSVDQMGKALQIICETLIPTNTIRD from the exons ATGGAGCCTTCTAGTCAGACGTTGACCAAGCCATACTTAATTGTGACCGGATTTGGTCCATTTGGACCCCACGAAAAGAATCCCAGTTGGGACGCAGTGCAAGCCTTGCATGGCAAATGGGACAACGAGCAG AAAGTTCCGGCTTCCTTGGAGTGTGTTCAGGGTTGCCACGCCCGAACCAAGTCCCCTTTGGCCATTGTTCACGTTGGAGTAGGCAGCTCTGTTAAGAAGATCACAATTGAGACTGAGGCTAAAAACTGTGGTTACAATATACCAGATGTGAACCAAAAATGTCCACCAAATGAAGA GTGCTGTGAGAAGGGTTCCCAAACGCTTAAAACTACTCTCAATGTCGAACAAATTGTGGCAAAGATCAACGG GTCCGAGGCTGAAACGGGAATTGAGGCCGAGCTATCCACTAGTGCGGGAGGCTACTTGTGCGAGTTCATTTTCTACAAATCCCTAGCAGCTTCCAATGGAACTGCCCTCTTCGTTCACGTGCCCGATTACAACAAGCCTTACTCGGTGGACCAGATGGGCAAGGCCTTGCAGATTATTTGTGAAACCCTCATACCTACCAATACAATAAGGGATTAA
- the LOC131891629 gene encoding pyroglutamyl-peptidase 1-like isoform X1, whose product MEPSSQTLTKPYLIVTGFGPFGPHEKNPSWDAVQALHGKWDNEQVDLLIQEIPVCYDFVLQKVPASLECVQGCHARTKSPLAIVHVGVGSSVKKITIETEAKNCGYNIPDVNQKCPPNEECCEKGSQTLKTTLNVEQIVAKINGSEAETGIEAELSTSAGGYLCEFIFYKSLAASNGTALFVHVPDYNKPYSVDQMGKALQIICETLIPTNTIRD is encoded by the exons ATGGAGCCTTCTAGTCAGACGTTGACCAAGCCATACTTAATTGTGACCGGATTTGGTCCATTTGGACCCCACGAAAAGAATCCCAGTTGGGACGCAGTGCAAGCCTTGCATGGCAAATGGGACAACGAGCAG gTAGATCTTTTGATCCAAGAGATTCCAGTGTGTTACGATTTTGTGCTACAGAAAGTTCCGGCTTCCTTGGAGTGTGTTCAGGGTTGCCACGCCCGAACCAAGTCCCCTTTGGCCATTGTTCACGTTGGAGTAGGCAGCTCTGTTAAGAAGATCACAATTGAGACTGAGGCTAAAAACTGTGGTTACAATATACCAGATGTGAACCAAAAATGTCCACCAAATGAAGA GTGCTGTGAGAAGGGTTCCCAAACGCTTAAAACTACTCTCAATGTCGAACAAATTGTGGCAAAGATCAACGG GTCCGAGGCTGAAACGGGAATTGAGGCCGAGCTATCCACTAGTGCGGGAGGCTACTTGTGCGAGTTCATTTTCTACAAATCCCTAGCAGCTTCCAATGGAACTGCCCTCTTCGTTCACGTGCCCGATTACAACAAGCCTTACTCGGTGGACCAGATGGGCAAGGCCTTGCAGATTATTTGTGAAACCCTCATACCTACCAATACAATAAGGGATTAA